The following coding sequences lie in one Mesorhizobium sp. DCY119 genomic window:
- a CDS encoding Lrp/AsnC family transcriptional regulator: MPQFDDYEIKMLDILQRDGRKPVSELAQEIGLSTTPCARRFDALQEAGVIKGFGAVISRRAVGLTVEVFIQVRLTSHSDESPERFIAAVQRMDEVSACWTMTGDHDFLLHVMVPTVDELNHFVMHRLMRLSGVRDVHTQLVLQNIKGPGHVPLGHLRG, translated from the coding sequence ATGCCTCAATTCGACGATTACGAGATCAAGATGCTCGATATCCTCCAGCGCGACGGGCGCAAGCCGGTATCGGAACTGGCGCAGGAAATCGGCCTCTCGACCACGCCCTGCGCGCGGCGTTTCGATGCGCTTCAGGAAGCCGGCGTTATCAAGGGTTTCGGCGCGGTCATCAGCCGGCGCGCGGTGGGGCTGACGGTGGAGGTTTTCATCCAGGTTCGGCTGACCAGCCACAGCGACGAATCGCCCGAACGCTTCATCGCCGCGGTGCAACGCATGGACGAGGTGTCGGCCTGCTGGACGATGACCGGCGACCACGATTTCCTGCTGCATGTCATGGTGCCGACAGTCGACGAACTCAACCATTTCGTCATGCACCGCTTGATGCGGCTTTCAGGCGTGCGCGACGTTCACACGCAACTGGTGCTGCAGAACATCAAAGGCCCGGGGCACGTGCCACTCGGGCATCTGCGGGGGTGA